The window TTCTCTCCTTGTACATATTATTTTTAGAAGCAGGCTCTCTAGTATTGGGTAGGGGTATGGCTGTCTACATCATATCTCTCCTACACCACCACACACTAGGGAGATTGGATTTTGTAATTGTTATCTCTTTATGCATAACAGTTTTATCTTTTGGTTTGGTTGCAGTGGCAATGCCCCATCTGTCTTAAGAACTACTCTTTGGAGAATGTCATTATTGACCCATATTTTACTCGTATTACATCCAAAGTAAGCTTCTGGAACTCTTCATCCGTTTTCTTCCTTAATGATGTGCTGACTCGAGGTTTTATCTTCTTTCTTGACAAAGATGTGTAATTGTGGGGAGGACATGACTGAAATCGAGGTGAAGCCAGATGGATCTTGGCGGGCAAAGTCAGATGTTGACAGAAAGAGTCTTGGAGATCTCGGGCAGTGGCATTCACCCGATGGCACTCTCTGTGTTCCCATGGGAGTGGAGTCTAAATCGAAGCCGGAATCTCTAACACAGGTCAAACAGGAAGCTTTTTCGGATGGTCATAATAAAGGTTTAAAGCTTGgaatgaagaaaaataaaaacggATTTTGGGAAGTTAGGAAACCTGAAAATCTGCATTCACTTTCTTCTGGCAACAAGCTACCGGAGAACATGATCAGTAATGGTCATAAAGCTATTCCAATGAGCAGCAGTGCCACTGGTAGTGCTAGGGATGGTGACGATACTAGTGTCAATCAAATGGGTGGTGGGCAATTTGACTATTCTATCGCCAATGGGGCTGAGCTTGATTCACTTTCTCTCAACATTGATACAGGCCATGTAATTACCACTAATGGGGATGCAGATGTTATTGTTCTCAgtgattcagaagatgaagccGAAAACTTAACATctaaacaaatgtataaaaacaaaaatccaAATGCTGAAGGTTTTCCATTTTCTAGTATTCCACTTGGCATTTCAGATCCATATCCTGAAGATCCTTCATTTGTGGCTGGAGGAAGTTCATGCCTTGGTCTTTTTAACACCGCTGATGTTGATTTTGGGGTTCCTTTTTGGTCCTTACCTTCTAGTAATAATGTTGGGCCCAGTCTTCAGTTATTTGGTTCAGATGTGGGACCCACAGATGCGTTTGTCGACATGCATCAAGCCCCTCTTAGTATTCCCTCATCAATGGGTGGCAGCTACTCATTGGATGCTGAAACTTCTATGGGTTCTGCAGCACTTGTCTCCGAATTTTCGCTTCACCCATCAGTGAACGGTGATATAGGCATTGGGTTGGTTGATAATCCTTTGGCTTTTGGAGGTGATGATCCCTCACTGCAATTATTTCTTCCCACAAGACCTTTGGAAGATACAAACCCCACTGAGTTGCCAGATCAGCCAGCTATGTCAAATGGTTTTCGCAATGATGATTGGATATCCCTCAGCCTAGGTGGCGGCTGTGGCAGTGGCAGTGGGGTCCATTGTGAACCTGACGCTGCCACTGTACCTGCCATTGATTTAAATCCAAAACAGCAACCTTCTTCCAAGGGTGGTGCGTTGGACTCGTTAGCAGATACTGGTAATTTTCCAACTGCAACATTTTCCCTTTTTAGCTGATACATTTGGAGTTAGATCATATGTAGTAGAGGGCACAATTCCAACCAGTTAACTTATGAATGAGTATTACTTTCTATCTCAAACTGGTCGAATGCAGAATTTTAGCTACGAGAGGAAAATGTGTTACACTTGAAGCCTGTTTCTTATACGGACAAACtcctaaaatatttatattcaaCCATTAAGTTATTATTCTAATAATATTGTTTCTATAATTAGCGAATTCATTATTTCTAAGTTGTCCTACTAGACAGACACAAAGTTTTAGTTGGTCGCCTGTATTTAAAGATGTCCCCTATGAATTCAAACCTGTTTTCTGCTTTTACCCAACCCATTTCTCTCTGTAACTTTACTTTCAGTATAGCTATTTTCAATGTTGTATCTTTATTGGAGACGTAATTGTTAACGGTCATTATAATTCCTGCTAAATTTTGGGGCTGTTGCTTTTTTGAATGTGCAGCTTCTTTGCTTCTTGGGATGGGCGATAGTATAACTGGTAAGATAAGTAGGAAAGGATCTGACAGCCCTTTCTCATTTCCTCGGCAAAAACGTTCTGTCAGACCACGATTGTATCTATCTATTGAATCAGATTCTGGAGAAGAGAGATAAGCATCGTGTTTTAAATTAGCCCATTCGTTGCACATGTTGTCTGTATACCGTTGACCAGCATCTTGGCGTCAAGAAAGGTTAAAAAATGTGTCGGGTTGCCATTTCAAACTCTCGTTGGTCTGGTGAGcttggattttaatttaaccAGCTTTTAACATTTGGAATACATGGCTTATATCTGATGGTTTGCCCAAAAAACCCTCGTATAGattcttctttttctatataCTGAATTGTAACATTCTAATAGGCTTTTAGTACTGTAGAGTTTAGATACCTTCTTCATAGAACAGGTTCccttataatattttatagtgAGAGAAAATTGCTTGTAAATGTCTTCAACTAAAGACATCCTGTTATTTAACAGAAATGTAGCCTTTTTACCACATAAATTGTTTTAAGTTGACTTATGGCCTTATGATTCTGCCTATCTTGTCAGCACAGGACATGAAGCCAATTATCCAGTAAATGCTATTCCTTCAACCTCTACCTTGCCCACACTCTCATTCATCCTGGATTTTGAACTTGGAATTAGTGATCTTCGCCACTATCTATCAGTTGTACAGATTTTTGGTGTTTATAGATTATTGTTGCAGTTAGTGACAAAACGTGTCAGAGGTGGTTTAGAAATTGTTCTTCGATGATACATATTGGCTTTAGGTAAATAAGATGGCTGGACAAGTTATGGGCATGGGTTTGTGGTCTTCTTCTATTGAGTATTGTTGATGGAGAAGATCAAGTGGTCTTCAGTCAGAATTTATCCAAGGTTTTGCATCACGCCTCCAAATGTGCAAAAGAAACCATTGGTTTTGGACCCACTCAATGGGAGATGATAAACTCCAAAGAAACCCACCCCACTCTTAAATGTTCCATTGTTTGGTGGCTTGCTGTAAAAATACTTGTTGGATTTGGACATGAAAATTCCCTGCTTCTAATCAGCGGATGGCGAAGATGACTGCAAAAGATGAAATGAAGACTAGGATGGTAGTGTGATGTATCAACGGTTAATCATGTACATGTGtgaaacttgttcttgaaaaatGATAAGCAATAGAAGGGGATGAAATGAGACCTGGGATAGTAGtgatatataacatttaatcTTCTACCTGTGTGAAAACATGTCCTTGAAACAATCATTTAACATAGGAGAAGGTTGAAATGAGGACCAAGATAGCAGTGATGGATCCACCAGGTACCTTTATGACAGCATATCCTTATGAAAGCTCGTTAAAAATAGGGGGAAAAACGTTAAGAACCATTTCCTTACGCAGGTTTATACAGAGTCTCCGAGAATTAACAAGAAGATTACTAAAATACAGCAACTGAAGGAGGGTACGTCATGGggttaaaaagaataaaattaagaaaattaaaatcgGAAAACGGTCATAAGCTAACAAACTATTAGCCACTTCTGCAGGTAAAATAATTGTCCGGTTTTTATCCACTGGTCTTCATTATCTATCTAGTACAGCTTTATAAAAGATAACAATAGATCCCTTTATTTGGCGTGACATTGTTCAACACTTCAAGTAACATGGATCTGGTTCCAgctttcttaatattttaatggCTAAACAGCTCAGTAATCAACACCGCCTATTATCATAGACTAATCATATATGGCAGATTTCTTGAAAGTCATGTATGTTGATGCATTTACCGTTCAAAAGGAAACCGGCCAGTCTGATTTTTTCTAATCTCATGACTTGGGGGTAAAGTTTTATATGGATCCATCATAAACAAATAGGGTTAATTTATCAAAAGAATGAATGTAACATTTATATCGATAGATTTTTGTCTGCGAAAGAGTTAAATAGTTTGTCAAGGTTGGTTGATGTTTATAGAATTGGTTATTTTCAATTACTATTGTTTTTGTGTATTTTGttaataaacaaaacataaacaaataagaGCAATAATCAAACGTATGCCAATGAACGTTAACGAACAGTTAATTAAAATCTTCCTAAATGGATCGAAATGAGCTAGTTGATGTAAGTGTTCACTCATCTTTTTTTAAAGGTTAATTTTGCTATAAAACTTCGTCTTAACAGTCTGTTTTCAGCTTCTTGCGGTGttgcgattcgacagcgggaggtttaatatacgttgtcttaactccctcgaagtagaaatgtctatttcaaatatccgATGAAGGGAAAACACCCCACTAATCCGTTCGAAGgtacgacgattaataggggtaaaccctgtaGACTTAACCTGGGAATACCCAAGTCAAGCTCTCAAAAAGGGACTTAATTTGTATGTCCTTTTTAAGGCTTGAACTATGCCTGGCAGTGCCGGCTTAACGTTTTCGGTGGCTCTAGGCTGGATGAATTTCGGGGCCTTTTAAAAGTCTTTTACAAAAAACCTTTTCCACCTTAAAATCAGTAAAAATATGCATCGAAAACGGTTTAAAATATACAAGATATAAACAAACTTCATctttatgctttttttttttacaaataggTTCATTAAACATTTATTAGAAAACAATACATATTAATCAAACATAatgataatcattaaatataataaaagagaaacaacttatattagttttattgaaTTAATATAACTAACCTAATAAAGCAGAGGGATGGAGCGGGAAAAGACGGACAACGAGAGAATGAAGAGCGTATATAACTTGACCAACGTTTTACGCGTTGTTGATCGAAACGACGATGTTTTGGATTTTATCTAGCACTTCGCTGTTTGTATTTGTTCAATTTTACTAAGGTTGTTTTATGTTTCTTCTTTGCCGTCGTGCATGTTTTCCTGATAAGAAGGAggtgaagataaaaaaaataaaaaaattgagtgGACTTATTTTTTGGGGGGCCTTAGTATATCGGGGGCTCTAGGTCTTCGCCTAAGTTCAATTAGCTATTAAGCCACCCTGATGCCTAACAATCAATACCCAAACCAATTAAATTGGGTCTTATTGGGTCTTATTTATACATCTAATTTTATCATCAAAAATTGAGCGGGTCGAGCGGGTATTATGATTTTGAGTGATTGGATCTTCTACTGCTCTTTAATTACTGCGTGATACAAACACAACCTATTTTCCCACGTTGGCAAGCAACATATCCATATTCCATAATCAATTCTTATCTCTTTTCTTTCaatttaggggtgtttggtattgcgtttacaaaacaaaatctgctttttcaaaatagattatgcgtttttaaaactgcgttttgaaaaggCATGCTGGTAcatgcttcttcaaaactgcgttttcatagccaataatcactttttcatacaaacacttttttagattatttgcgttttataaatgtaataatcagataatcatttTATAACACAATTTCGAACACCCTCTTAATTTATCAGGTTATTGTTTGTTGATaatctatttaatttttatttttttttataattcttttttCTCCAGCTTTATTTGATCACGTCATTGTTCGTGGATAACataattgatttatatttttttaatatactttttctttcatctttatttatcaTAATACTATTTAAttgacttttaactttttaaaattatttatgataatattaCTTCTTGATAATATAATggagattaaaaaaacaaaaaagaaaaaaaataacggGTTGACCCGCACCCAATCCGCACCCGTTTGACCCGCATTCCTGTACAGACCCGCTTAGACCCGTACCTGTTTCGACCCGCacctgttttgacccgttacccaaaccTGCCCAACCCACCAATTTTTCCAGGTCTAGCTTGAACACATGACCTCAAGCAAGAGAATGACCTTTTAACCATTGAAGGAAAGCTCAAGGCGGAGAAAAAAATGAACGTATTAACAATATAAGTCATTTACAATTCATTGACGACGAACAAGAGAGTCGTTGAGTCTAGCATTACTTAACACTATAAATCTTTAGTTAAAGGGATAATACAAGATTAAGTGTCCAATTAAAAAGTTCTCTGTATAGGAAACAAAGCTTATGCAACTAAAAGCAAAAAGAACGATACAACAACCTCCTAGCCAAAATGAAACAAACAATATTACAATCATAATAAGGTGTGATGTTTTGGCATGAAATCAATATGTTAACAGTATACCTAATTTTACGTATACTGAACATGTTTAAAAACCATACAGGATATTGTGCCATGTATCTCAGTATCTGATATAGCGCCAGTAATTGATCAGTGTTGATATTGATATTTTGATACTATACTTAAGCTAGACCCAAAGTATAGAAGTGTGCCACGCCAAAATGTTCAGGTGCAAGAAACTTTCAAGTCTCTTAACTTCTGTTTAAAAACATAGTTGAAAACAAATTCTTTATCTTATCTTAGTTAATATTCCAAGCCCAATTATATGAAAGAATGGGGCACTCGTGTGTAAAAGTACATAATTCAGTTAATGAGTtgcattttttttgttaacaaggAAGTCAACCTTAATGggttaattaaattaaagtcaTCAAAAAACTATCTTAGTACATATGATCCGCTGTAAAGTTTGCCTGTTAGGGCCTAGTTTTTAAGATTGTCTATTTTAGTTCGTTATGCCTGACCAATTGACCATCCATAATCATGTTGCATATAGAATGTCGGACATAGACTCTTATATGAAGTCTTATGCCAATTTCATTTTTAGAATGTTACAATCATTGAATAAATTTGTTAAAGACATAGTAACAACACCTATGGTCAAAAATCGACCTGTAAAACTTTCAATTCAAGTCCATGATATCATACTTAAGGCCTTAAGGGTAAGTGATGTGGTTTAAGAAAcgtaattaaatttaaagtttgaaaggtatataaaaacattatgtgacTTGGTTGGTCAAAGTAATCAATGCTTAAAAGACATCTATGgaatggaaaatgattgataaaTCTAAATGATGGGGCATTGTCTGAACTCAAAATAGAATATTGGTGCCTGAATCAGGGTGGAGCTAGTAAGGGGACTGAGGGGTGCTTAGCCCCCGCCAACCATTCATGCTTTCCATTGCAAGGCTAGTTCATAACCAATTAATATAAATGTCTTTTTGAAGCAAATCACTCCCAACTTATAAATGTTTGATTTCTAGCTATGACTgttcaagtaaaacttttatatttggTCCATGAAAGTAAACCATTATAATAAAATTCTATTTTCCTAACAtttattaaattgttatgtctttcacattatattgtatacaacGATCGGGAAAGAAATACGGTTGAGCCCCCCTCAACGTGAAATCCTGGCTCCGCCGGCTGAATGGTTTAGTGCTTTGCTTAGGTTTGAAACCCATGAATCAGATAAGTACTAATGCAGTTGGTTTAAGGTCGTCCTTGAAACTTAACGAGTGGAAAAGAgacatatatgtatgttataaGATCACACACAATCTTATCCGTACATAAATAAGCAAAGAAAAGAGGGGAAGAATCAAAGAAATACAATATAAAAGTGTGAACATTTTATGATACATGCACTTGACTACACACATGGTCTAGAAACAACCAAGAGAAAGAGACCAAACTATATGTCTTTGTATCTTGTTCATATTTCAATATCTCATAATTCATCATAAACAGAAAAGATTTGTAACCACACAAGAGTAAGTTCTTTGTCAAAATAAAACGTACAACACCTTGATTTTTGAACTAAAAGTTTGacaataattaaaactttaccatgcattttataaaaaaagacagaaaactatatatacttgATGGATATTATAACTTCTACCAAATACTCGACTACCCTAGCTAGAATGGATATGATAACGTCTTTTAGAACAAATACATgcgtatatattattataacatgATAACTGATCTATAATCTAGCTTCTGTAACTATATATCAaatagggaagtgatattcgtaccacgaATTTTGATAAATGTACCATAACATAAATGTATTAACGTACAAACTGATAATGCATGATGGTggtaaaactatcaaaataagtggtacaaatatcactttcaTATCAAATAAGGTGTTCTAGTGTTCAAATTTCGTACTCTTTGAATATATAACTCATACTCGTATTTCATTAGTGTTTTATTCTAATTCAATTCTGGTCTCATTTTTAGCTGTTCATAAACATCACGATGACATCTTTTGTTAGTTTCCCTATATAGGCTAGCTAGAGAAAGGTCGGGTTGACCTTTTTGAAAAGTATGATGGAAAGAGGTTTGAAATTTTGTCATGTAACTCGTATAAGAAAACAAATTCACATGAGATACATATTTTCAATAGATTAGGTGTACGACAATTCAACAATATACGGTCGTACGGTATGGTACTATagtttagtgtttttttttgaaaagtggtACTATAGTTTAATTACCCTCATATTATGACTAATATAAATTTcaactatatttatatataagggAAAAGTACATAtttcatccctgtggtttttcaGAAAAACATGTTTCATCTCTGCCGTTAAAAACGAGCTTTTTTCGTCCATGTGATTTTTATTCCGTTAAAAGACTTCATCCCTGTCATTATGTCCCCCCACGTGCTAGTCACATGAGGGCCTTTTCATCAGTTTGCATCAAACATCAACCAAAAAAACACGTGAATGCCTACTTTCAAATAGACCCAACCCTTTATTTTGACCCACTCATTTCTTAAACCTAATTTCTCCTCCAAATCTAATTTCCTCAATTCGATCCAATCAATTGAACTTCAATTGAATCAATGGTTGCTTATTGTTTGTGTGGGAAGCATTCGGTGGTGAAAACATCATGGCCTCAATTAAATCTAGGTCACCGTTTTTACTGTTGTTCACAAAATGAGTATTTCTCAACCCTAATTCTATAACACGACCTGGATTCAAAATGTAAGGAAATTAAATTTgtaaacaacaataaaaacGGCGACCTGGATTCAATGGAGTCCATGATGTTTTCACCACCGAATGCTTCCCACACAAACAATAAGCAAACCATCGATTCGATTGAAGTTCAATTGATTGGATCAAATTGAGGAAATTAGATTTGAGGGAGAAATTAGGTTTAAGAAATGGGTGGGTCAAAATAAAGGGTTGGGTCTATTTAAAAGTAGGCATTCACGTGTTTTTTTGGTGCAAACTAAATAAAAGACCCTCACGTGACTAGcatgtgggggggggggggggggggacatAACGGCAGGGACGAAATCTTTTAACGGAATAAAAACCacaaggaaaaaaaaagctTGTTTTTAACGGCAGGGATGAAAcgcatttttctaaaaaaacacAAGGACGAAATTTGTACTTTTcccaaaaatataattatacatatattttgctATGCTTTAACATGTTTGagaataaaatatatgaattttattCCTCCTAATTTGGATTGTATTTACATCTTAAGGCAATCATTACTCGTCTTTaaacatatattgtattatagatatagttaTAATCAATTGAAAACCAAAATTTATGCGAAAATCAGAAGACTGGTCAAACACACTATGATTGGAAACTAAACACAATATGTTTGTAGCTGACCGTTCAAGGAGGCTTCGCCCATCTCAGATGCTAACTTCGAGACAGTTATAAAGGGGTTTAAAGCCAGAAGGATATGAGAATGATATGTGGATTTGATGGACGG is drawn from Erigeron canadensis isolate Cc75 chromosome 9, C_canadensis_v1, whole genome shotgun sequence and contains these coding sequences:
- the LOC122581015 gene encoding E3 SUMO-protein ligase SIZ1-like; translation: MCIQSKMDLVTSCKEKLVHFRIRELKDILTQLNLSKQGKKQDLIDRILAVLSDERVSGMWSKKNVVGKEEVAKLVDGIYRKMQDSGATDLASKGRGVSDSTNNAKLKDDIEDSHQVEKIRCPCGSSLKADSTIKCEDPRCNVWQHIGCVVIPEKPMEGIIPTPPPKFYCELCRLGRADPFWVTVAHPLFPVKLVIGNPPADGTNPMQSVEKTFQLTRADRELLVKPEYDVQAWCMLLNDKVSFRMQWPQYAELQINGVPMRAINRPGSQLLGANGRDDGPIITPCTRDGINKISVTGCDSRVFCLGVRIVKRRTVQQILNLIPKESDGERFEEALARVRRCVGGGDAKENADSDSDLEIVADNIAVNLRCPMSGSRIKIAGRFKPCAHMGCFDLEVFVEMNQRSRKWQCPICLKNYSLENVIIDPYFTRITSKMCNCGEDMTEIEVKPDGSWRAKSDVDRKSLGDLGQWHSPDGTLCVPMGVESKSKPESLTQVKQEAFSDGHNKGLKLGMKKNKNGFWEVRKPENLHSLSSGNKLPENMISNGHKAIPMSSSATGSARDGDDTSVNQMGGGQFDYSIANGAELDSLSLNIDTGHVITTNGDADVIVLSDSEDEAENLTSKQMYKNKNPNAEGFPFSSIPLGISDPYPEDPSFVAGGSSCLGLFNTADVDFGVPFWSLPSSNNVGPSLQLFGSDVGPTDAFVDMHQAPLSIPSSMGGSYSLDAETSMGSAALVSEFSLHPSVNGDIGIGLVDNPLAFGGDDPSLQLFLPTRPLEDTNPTELPDQPAMSNGFRNDDWISLSLGGGCGSGSGVHCEPDAATVPAIDLNPKQQPSSKGGALDSLADTASLLLGMGDSITGKISRKGSDSPFSFPRQKRSVRPRLYLSIESDSGEER